A window of Macrotis lagotis isolate mMagLag1 chromosome 1, bilby.v1.9.chrom.fasta, whole genome shotgun sequence genomic DNA:
cctgccaggtgatcttcagaatcttcctaagacaatttaagtggaagtgatttagtttcctgacatggctctgtaaactgtccaggtttcacaggcatatcaCAAAAAAGTCAGCATAATAGCTCTATAGACATTCAGCTTGGTGGTCATTTCAAtgcctcttttctcccacactttttttttttcagagccttccaaacactgagctagctctggcaaggtgagtgtcaacttcattgtcaatgtgtgccTCCTTGGACAGGACACCACCAAAGTAAATGAACTTGTCTAGAGTCCTCAAAACTTTTCTATTTACTTTAATCGAAGGTTCCACacatggatggtgtggtgttgaCTGATGGAGGTGTTCATTGTTacaccaaaatgagcacaagcagaagagaatcaacccatactttgttgcatttcagtttcagaggctgcattgagggcataTTCATTTGCAAACATAAGATCCTGCACCAAGACTCCCTCTATTTTGGTCttagcttgtagccttttcaagttgaagaattaaCTATCAGTGttgtagctgaccttgaggccaagTTCATCCTTtttgaaggtgtttgataacatggctgaaaatatcatgctaaaaagtgtGGGAGCAAGGATACATTCTTGTTTCACGTCATTGGTGCCCGGGAAATCTCAAGATCATTGTTCAtcatccagaacccaggcaagcacactttcatggaactgatgtacaatatGGATGAACTTTTCTGgtcaaccaaattttgacatcactttccataaaccctcatggctgatggtatcaaaggccttggtcagatccacAAATGTTGAATATAGACCTCTGTATGAATAGATCTTTCCTCAATAgcataagaaatatttattgaaaaccaAAAGTCAGCATTATAAAAAATGGGGACTaactaaagatttttttctgataagaTGAAGGGTAAAACAATGATATTCATATCATGACCACAACATTTCTAATTATGGCAATAAGACagcaaaaggaaattgaaagaaataaagataagaaacagaaaacaatatTACTACTTTTACAGGTcagaggggagggaaaaaacatgtattaagtgctaATTATGTACTATCCACTGTACTAAACACTGTAAATAATTCTCTCAATTGATATGAGAAGATGGTCTGTCTagaaactaaattaaaaattaactgaagcAACGAACAACTTTAAGAAAGttgcagtttataaaataaacccccacaCAAAAATTTCTGTAtattaattcaaaattatataCAGAGAACATTATATCAACTGAGTTGCCTACCACAAACCATATTCAGCTGATAAGGATATGCAAATGGTATAGATATCACATAATCATTACTTTAAACTAAAACAGAAGAGTTTTCTGACTTTAACCTCATAAATTAATAGAGTTTGTATCTTTGTTttacaaacctttttttttgtctttacctCTTTCCAAATATTCTCATAgcattctgaaaaaaatgaactatttcagggatttatataaaaatatgtaactATTAGCAGGCAGATTGTAAGCACAAATATTAATTCACTTAATTGTTTTGGGATATGGAATGACTACACATTCAGTTAAATGTGTGTCTTGAAAACAATATGATACTATGCCTTATATTCATATCTTCTACTGACCACTTCCTCTGATTATAGAAATTTGTTACAAAAGAAACAAGTTGGATTATAACTATTAAAACTAGTCTTTCAGGCCTGGGTCTAAGAGCACAGAATGGCAAAACATATGTGCTAGGATAAACCATTTTTAGCTCTATTTAATGCCAAATAAGTCACATTTGACAGTTAATCACATAAGAACAATACCATCTGATAGTCAAACTCAGGTGAGAAATGTTtctgatcaaaaaaagaaacacGATAGAGAAACTGAGTCAGGAGGGTTCAATCTTAGGCTATGCCAAGGTTTGACTTTGAGATTTTACCCTGATCTAGACCTCAAACTGTCACATTTAGGATCACATCCCCTCTGAGTATCTTGTGACCCTATCTCCAGAATGTGGATTACTGACTTAATGATCCATAGACAACTCACCTGAACTAAAAACTCCAAATAATATCAGTTATGATCCCAAGAGCTTTTATCTTAAATGATGTTTAGGGtcagaaaatgattattttttactCTCATAGAGATTTCACTTCATatccttcacttatttttcttttttcttcttcttgagcTTAGTCTCATTCTAGTATAAAGATCAATCATtagaaatcatttctattttataaacaaACTCATAAGTTCCCAGGAAGCCCATTCCTTGGTTAGAAAATCTGCAACTCACAAGAAGATAATTTCCCAAGACTGATATCTTTGTCCACATAGATGGGTTTCCAAAACCTGGCAAGTTtacaaaataaaagtttataaGGTCTTTCCTCCATCCCTTTTTCTGTGCAGTAattagttttccttcttttttggtgACAGTTTTTTCAAGTCCTTACCAGTGGACCTGACTGGAGCCACTGCCTACCTTCCCAAGCAATTGAAGCTCATCTGTCTGGGAATTCTCGGAAGGATGCAAGCCTTGCCACTCTTGGTCTTTTAaataagtttctcttttttttgtgagAAGGAAACAAGATAGTTCTTGAAATTCAGattgaacataattacaaaaatgGGTAGGAATCTCATATAATTTGCAGTCATACTTCTAATTTCAAGACATAAATTTTATGCTATTTTAAAATCAATCAGTATATAACTTAGTTTGTAAGATACCTCACTTATCTAATAAAAAATGTTCCCAATCACactcaattatttttttgtttcctgaaTTACACAAACCTCTCAATTTTCTTAATCCAGAAAAAAGGATAGGGGCCAGATCTAACCCAAAGtataaacatttctttctttttttttcccctttatctagAACCTTTCACTGACCCAGACCTCACACCAGCCTCTTGATTATCATGTAAatacaattatacatgtaaatacAATTACAGTTGGAGTTTTCAAGTGACaatccacttttctttttttgttttgttttttgcttttttaggtttttgcagggcaatggggttaagtggcttgcccaaggccacacagctaggtaattattaagtgtctgagaccggatttgaacccaggtactcctgactccaaggcctgtgctttatccactacaccacctagccgcccctacaatcCACTTTTCTTTCAAAAGTTTCCAAACCTTTTACTCTCAATCCTCTATTCAGACTGATCCTGCAAACTGATgacaactttcttttctttttttctgaaagattttatttattttgaattttacaatttttccctaatcttgcttcttcccccccccaccacagaaggcagtctgttagtctttatattatttccatactatacattgatcttagttgattgtgatgacagagaaatcatatccataaggaagaaacataaagtatgagatatagaagaattacataagataacattttttttttaaattaaaggtctttggtctttgttcaaactccacaattctttctttggatacagattggtattctccaatgcagacagcCCAAAGTTGTCcatgatggttgcactgatggaaggagcaagtccatcaaggttgatcatcaaccctatgttgctgttagggtgtacaatgttcttctggttctgccatctcgctcagcatcagttcacttttctttctttcttttttttattttaagaaagattatgtttattttgaattttataatttccccccaatcttgcttcccttcccccaccacccacagaaggcaatctgttagtctttaccttgttttctTCTCCACTCCTCTCATTCCTATTTGCTCaaactttttctctttactttagtgaatagattctctctctctctctctctctgtctctctctctgtctctctctgtctctgtctttgtctctcaatctgtctctgtctctgtctctgtctctatctctctgtgtgtctctgtctctctgtctccatctctctatctgtctgtctgtctctttccttccctcactcTATGTGATGGATGAGGGTCTGATGGGGGTATGgttagaggagagaaagaggctGGGAGAGAGAGGCTATAAAGGCAGAAACAAGACTTCTCAAGAGATAGACTATAGGAGAATGGGGGGGCCAGTGATGCCATATGATGACATTAAGCAGTGGGGAGTGTTTGGGAGGAAAGAACCAGATCTTGTCCATTTGGGACAAGATACAGAACACCCACTCCTGGGGGTCCAAGAGTTGGAGGTGTGAGATGGGAgatgaggagaggaggagaggcagggaCTGGGGAGACATAATGAAGGACAGAGCATAAAGGGAAAtaaggagagaggcagagagctGGGTCCAGGTGACAGAATCCTGGGAGCTGGTGAGGACCCTGGTGTAGTCACCAGGTTAAAAATCTGAGTAACCTAGAACAAAGACCATCTTAGAGCTCTCTGAGTTGATTCCCACCTATTGCACCAAGGGAGCAACTGAGGCAGAGGTGGGGACACAGATCAGATCAAGGATCATAGTGATGTGGGACTGATCTTTGTCTTCACTGGGTTCCTTGATGCTCTGGTACCTGAATTCTAATGAGAGCCACACATCAGTCCCTTGGGTACTTCCCTTATTgtaatgagaaaggaagaaggagaaaagaggaagaggcgGTATTAGAAGATTTAAGCCTGGGCTTGTTTGGTCCCCAAGCTGGGCTACCAGTCATCAGTTCACGCCCTGGGACCACCATGTCCCCTTTGCTCCTTGCCCTGCTGGGCCTCGGTGAGTGCTGGGAGGGGAGAATTCCGGGGTGGGAAcctgtcctttccttctctcccccatttTACAATGGAGGCAAAAAGCCCAGAGTGAGGAAGTGACTCCCCTGAGGCCACCCAGAGCTAGAATTCCAATAGAGGGACCCTGAAGTCCAGCCAGCAGCCCTCAAAGTCCTGTCAACTCAGTTTACACCCTGCTCCTCCCCACACCCCTCATCTCTCACCCAGAGGTTTTGTAAGGAAACTGGAGATTCTGGGCAGAGCTAATGGGGTCCTCTCTGGCAGGATTTTGTCTGAGTCAGAGGATCAAGGCACAGAATGGTGagttctccccctcctcccaacCAGCCTCCCACCattctctctgtctgcctctctttctttttatctcactCCCACCCATCAGTCTCTTGTTTCAGTATTTTCAACACCCCCTGGGACATTCACCTCCCCAAGGGAGGATAGACCTACTACTGACtcttgggggtggtggtggtagagggGACCTAGGGTCAGGAGGCAAGGGCAACACCAAAACCCTCTGAATCTCCAGACTCTTTCTTCCAGATAATCTCCCCAAGACCTTCATCTGGGCAGAGCCAGATCATCTGATGCCTGAGGGGGAACTTGTGACCATCTGGTGTCAGAGCCCTTTGGAGGCTTCAAGTTACAAACTGGAACAAGAAGGAACCACTTGGTCTGTGTCATCCTATGTTAAAGGGAATATGACTTCATTCTTGCTGGGGAAAATGAGAGCAGAAGCTGCTGGTGTTTACCACTGTCAATACTGCACCTCATCTGGCTGTTCAGAGTCCAGTGACTCTCTGATGCTGATTATGATAGGTGAGGCAGAGAGCCTTCCCCATCAACCAGGGCTCAGTCCCCACTAAAGCATTCCCTCCCGTTTGCCCCCTTCTGTCCAGGCACACCCCACTCATCTAGGGCCACAGTAGAGAGGAGATTCTTAACTCAGAACTTATTATGGATAGAGGGGACTTTCCTAGGCTTCAGGCTATCATTCCAGAgctggaggtggtggtggtggcacaTCCCTGTGAGCTCTGACCTACACACAGTGCAGGGTTGTTCCCCATAGCACCAAGGTCTCCTTGTCCATCAGGTTGGTATGAGAAACCTGTCCTCTCCGCCAGACCCAGAACTGTGGTGGTCCCAGGGGAGACTGTCACTCTCCACTGTCAGTCTCTCTTTGACCTGGATGGCTTCATGTTGTCTAAGAACCAAGGAGGCAATGTGACCCCTCGTTATGAATGGCACACTCTGCCCTCCTTCACCATCACAGCTGTGACAGCCGCTCATGGGGGAACTTACCGATGTCACGTTTTTCAGAGTGCCTACCCTTATGTATGGTCAGCTCCCAGTAACCCTCTGGTTCTGAGGGTCACAGGTGAGACATCCCCAACCCagcccctttctctttcttctaatgCCCCAGA
This region includes:
- the LOC141509974 gene encoding natural cytotoxicity triggering receptor 1-like isoform X4, encoding MSPLLLALLGLGFCLSQRIKAQNDNLPKTFIWAEPDHLMPEGELVTIWCQSPLEASSYKLEQEGTTWSVSSYVKGNMTSFLLGKMRAEAAGVYHCQYCTSSGCSESSDSLMLIMIAVTAAHGGTYRCHVFQSAYPYVWSAPSNPLVLRVTDTPEDHSLPDPKEPDPTNNPAPQDYTMGNLIRLSLAGLVLIILGVLLAEAWKSRRGP
- the LOC141509974 gene encoding leukocyte immunoglobulin-like receptor subfamily A member 5 isoform X1, encoding MSPLLLALLGLGFCLSQRIKAQNDNLPKTFIWAEPDHLMPEGELVTIWCQSPLEASSYKLEQEGTTWSVSSYVKGNMTSFLLGKMRAEAAGVYHCQYCTSSGCSESSDSLMLIMIGWYEKPVLSARPRTVVVPGETVTLHCQSLFDLDGFMLSKNQGGNVTPRYEWHTLPSFTITAVTAAHGGTYRCHVFQSAYPYVWSAPSNPLVLRVTDTPEDHSLPDPKEPDPTNNPAPQDYTMGNLIRLSLAGLVLIILGVLLAEAWKSRRGP
- the LOC141509974 gene encoding leukocyte immunoglobulin-like receptor subfamily A member 5 isoform X3, which codes for MSPLLLALLGLDNLPKTFIWAEPDHLMPEGELVTIWCQSPLEASSYKLEQEGTTWSVSSYVKGNMTSFLLGKMRAEAAGVYHCQYCTSSGCSESSDSLMLIMIGWYEKPVLSARPRTVVVPGETVTLHCQSLFDLDGFMLSKNQGGNVTPRYEWHTLPSFTITAVTAAHGGTYRCHVFQSAYPYVWSAPSNPLVLRVTDTPEDHSLPDPKEPDPTNNPAPQDYTMGNLIRLSLAGLVLIILGVLLAEAWKSRRGP
- the LOC141509974 gene encoding leukocyte immunoglobulin-like receptor subfamily A member 5 isoform X2, whose product is MGSSLAGFCLSQRIKAQNDNLPKTFIWAEPDHLMPEGELVTIWCQSPLEASSYKLEQEGTTWSVSSYVKGNMTSFLLGKMRAEAAGVYHCQYCTSSGCSESSDSLMLIMIGWYEKPVLSARPRTVVVPGETVTLHCQSLFDLDGFMLSKNQGGNVTPRYEWHTLPSFTITAVTAAHGGTYRCHVFQSAYPYVWSAPSNPLVLRVTDTPEDHSLPDPKEPDPTNNPAPQDYTMGNLIRLSLAGLVLIILGVLLAEAWKSRRGP